A genomic segment from Deinococcus sp. YIM 77859 encodes:
- the tyrS gene encoding tyrosine--tRNA ligase encodes MSTTETGPNLPAEKQLAILRRGVVDLVTEEDLRRKLERGTPLRVKLGADPTRPDLHLGHAVILRKMRQFQDLGHKVIMLIGDFTAMIGDPSGKSKTRPPLSLEETRTNAQSYLEQCRLILRDDPEVLELRFNSEWLEPLGYADVIRLASRYTVARILERDDFTKRLNAGTPISLHELLYPLTQGYDSVALQADVELGGTDQLFNNLVGRALQRDYGQEPQVVMTLPLLVGLDGSEKMSKSLDNYIGLTDEPHVMFAKLMKVPDPLLNNYFTLLTDLPQERITELLAGHPVEAHRVLAREVVAWLHPGADLDAAEERFRAVAKGGIPENVPTVTVSQEELGESGRVSMARLVVLAGLEPSNGAARKLISNRGLKVNGEPYTEPQGSLSRADLTREGGTVLQKGKDRFVRLVLA; translated from the coding sequence ATGAGCACAACCGAGACTGGACCCAACCTACCCGCTGAGAAACAGCTCGCCATCCTGCGGCGCGGCGTCGTGGACCTCGTGACTGAGGAGGACCTGCGGCGCAAATTGGAACGCGGCACGCCGCTGCGGGTGAAGCTGGGCGCGGACCCGACCCGCCCGGATCTGCACCTGGGCCACGCGGTCATTCTGCGCAAGATGCGGCAGTTTCAGGACCTGGGGCACAAGGTCATCATGCTGATCGGCGACTTCACCGCGATGATCGGCGACCCCAGCGGCAAAAGCAAGACCCGTCCACCCCTTAGCCTCGAGGAGACGCGCACCAACGCGCAAAGCTACCTGGAGCAGTGCCGGCTGATCCTGCGCGACGACCCCGAGGTGCTGGAGCTGCGCTTTAACAGCGAGTGGCTGGAGCCGCTGGGCTATGCCGACGTGATCCGCCTGGCCAGCCGGTACACGGTGGCGCGCATTCTGGAACGCGACGACTTCACCAAGCGGCTGAATGCCGGAACGCCCATCAGCCTCCACGAGCTGCTCTATCCCCTCACCCAGGGGTACGACAGTGTGGCCCTGCAGGCGGATGTGGAACTGGGCGGAACCGATCAGCTGTTCAATAACCTCGTGGGCCGGGCGCTACAACGCGACTACGGCCAGGAGCCGCAGGTCGTGATGACGCTGCCTCTCCTGGTCGGGCTGGACGGCAGCGAGAAGATGTCCAAGAGCCTGGACAACTACATCGGCCTGACGGACGAGCCGCACGTGATGTTTGCCAAGTTGATGAAGGTGCCTGACCCTCTGCTGAACAACTACTTCACGCTGCTGACCGACCTGCCACAGGAGCGCATCACCGAGCTGCTCGCCGGGCACCCGGTGGAGGCGCACCGCGTTCTCGCCCGCGAGGTGGTCGCCTGGCTGCATCCCGGTGCAGACCTCGACGCCGCCGAGGAACGTTTCCGGGCCGTGGCCAAGGGCGGCATTCCCGAAAACGTCCCCACAGTGACCGTGTCCCAGGAGGAGTTGGGCGAGAGTGGCCGCGTCAGCATGGCGCGCCTGGTCGTGCTCGCCGGACTGGAACCCAGCAACGGCGCGGCGCGCAAGCTGATCAGTAACCGTGGCCTCAAGGTCAACGGGGAGCCCTATACCGAGCCGCAGGGCAGCCTGAGCCGAGCAGACCTGACGCGGGAGGGCGGAACCGTTCTCCAAAAGGGCAAAGACCGTTTCGTCCGGCTGGTGTTGGCGTAG
- a CDS encoding MOSC domain-containing protein: MKSIHELRTTFPHSGRLEWIGLREARRAPVRSVPEAEVHPLVGLIGDHGKQAPARLRALTGEPGETATRGGGTPSPGGPGRRQVTLLQAEHLPVIAALAGLKQVRPEQLRRNLLVRGIPLLALKDARFRVGEVVLEGTGECHPCSRMEETLGEGGYNAVRGHGGLTARVIVGGLIRVGDTVTFLEPTKGQVG, from the coding sequence GTGAAGAGCATCCACGAGTTGCGGACCACCTTTCCCCACTCCGGGCGCCTGGAGTGGATTGGGCTGCGCGAAGCCCGCCGCGCTCCCGTCCGCTCTGTGCCGGAGGCCGAGGTGCATCCGCTGGTTGGTCTCATCGGCGACCACGGCAAGCAGGCCCCAGCTCGGCTGCGGGCCCTGACGGGCGAACCGGGCGAGACGGCGACGCGGGGCGGCGGAACCCCCAGCCCCGGCGGGCCAGGACGGCGGCAGGTCACGCTGCTTCAGGCCGAACACCTGCCCGTCATCGCAGCGCTGGCCGGCTTGAAGCAGGTGCGGCCCGAGCAGTTGCGCCGCAACCTGCTGGTGCGCGGCATTCCGTTGCTGGCCCTCAAGGACGCCCGCTTCCGAGTGGGGGAGGTGGTCTTGGAGGGCACCGGCGAGTGCCATCCCTGCTCACGGATGGAGGAGACCTTGGGCGAGGGCGGTTACAACGCTGTGCGTGGGCACGGTGGACTAACAGCCCGGGTGATCGTGGGCGGCCTCATTCGCGTGGGGGATACGGTGACGTTCCTGGAGCCCACAAAGGGGCAGGTTGGATGA
- the pyk gene encoding pyruvate kinase, with product MKHFDRATKIVATVGPASRDPQILGRMIDAGLNVVRMNFSHGDPEDHRQTVQMVRELAAHKGVPIGILQDLQGPKIRVGRFREGAVTLEPGQKFTITMDEVEGTAERVSSTYKGLALDVHPGMTLLLDDGNLALKVEQVRGQDIVTRVVIGGVLKNNKGINVPQADLSVPALSDKDVSDLEFGAQLGVDWVALSFVRSRDDLLLARHYLSRFGSRAKLMAKIEKPQAVDRFEDILKEVDGVMVARGDLGVEMRPEQVPTIQKRLIRLCREAGKPVITATQMLESMIHLPRPTRAEASDVANAIYDGTDAVMLSAESAAGQYPVEAVAMMDRIAREAEASEHYALLQRQLVVDTELAQDAIAFAACSIGEKLEASAIVTFTSTGGAATRVAKNRPRLAILALTPNEQTRNQLTLSWGIMPKLSEDPHDTDDMVRIANDELKSSGLADVGDRYVITAGVPFGVRGTTNMLRVERLREEDLSDRV from the coding sequence ATGAAACACTTTGACAGGGCAACGAAAATCGTCGCCACCGTCGGCCCGGCGAGCCGTGATCCGCAGATTCTGGGGCGGATGATCGATGCCGGATTGAATGTGGTGCGGATGAATTTCAGCCACGGGGACCCGGAAGACCACCGGCAGACGGTGCAGATGGTGCGGGAACTCGCCGCGCACAAGGGTGTGCCGATCGGCATTCTGCAGGACCTCCAAGGACCCAAGATCCGGGTAGGCCGCTTCCGAGAGGGGGCAGTCACACTCGAGCCGGGGCAGAAGTTCACGATCACGATGGATGAGGTCGAGGGCACGGCCGAGCGGGTCAGCAGCACCTACAAGGGGTTGGCGCTCGACGTGCACCCCGGTATGACGCTGCTGCTTGACGATGGGAACCTGGCTCTGAAGGTGGAACAGGTGCGTGGTCAGGACATCGTGACGCGGGTTGTGATCGGGGGCGTGCTGAAGAACAACAAGGGCATCAATGTGCCGCAAGCGGACCTCTCGGTGCCCGCGCTGTCGGACAAGGATGTGAGCGACCTGGAGTTCGGCGCGCAGCTCGGCGTGGACTGGGTGGCCCTGTCGTTTGTGCGCTCGCGTGATGACCTGCTGCTGGCCCGCCACTACCTCTCGCGCTTTGGCAGCCGGGCCAAGCTGATGGCGAAGATCGAGAAGCCGCAGGCGGTGGACCGCTTCGAGGACATCCTCAAGGAGGTCGACGGCGTGATGGTGGCGCGCGGCGACCTGGGCGTGGAGATGCGGCCCGAGCAGGTGCCGACCATCCAAAAGCGCCTGATTCGCCTGTGCCGCGAGGCTGGGAAACCGGTGATCACGGCGACCCAGATGCTGGAGAGCATGATTCACCTGCCGCGGCCTACCCGTGCGGAGGCATCGGATGTGGCGAACGCCATCTATGACGGCACAGACGCTGTGATGCTCTCGGCCGAGTCCGCGGCGGGACAGTACCCGGTGGAGGCGGTGGCCATGATGGACCGCATCGCGCGGGAGGCGGAAGCCAGCGAGCACTACGCCCTGCTGCAACGGCAGCTTGTGGTGGATACCGAACTTGCGCAGGACGCCATCGCTTTTGCTGCCTGTTCTATCGGGGAAAAGCTGGAGGCTTCTGCCATCGTGACCTTTACCAGCACGGGAGGAGCGGCGACCCGTGTGGCCAAGAACCGGCCGCGCCTGGCGATTCTGGCGCTGACGCCCAACGAGCAGACCCGCAACCAGCTCACGCTCTCTTGGGGCATCATGCCCAAACTCAGCGAGGATCCCCACGACACGGACGATATGGTCCGGATCGCCAACGATGAGCTGAAGTCGAGCGGCTTGGCCGATGTGGGTGACCGCTATGTGATTACGGCCGGCGTTCCCTTTGGCGTACGCGGCACCACCAACATGCTGCGGGTCGAGCGGCTTCGTGAGGAAGACCTGAGCGACCGGGTCTAG
- a CDS encoding tRNA (adenine(22)-N(1))-methyltransferase TrmK, whose protein sequence is MSRTVLDARLGAVLELIDADVHADIGSDHAHLPIHLIREGRANRCLVVELHPGPLALAQRNVARAGLAGRIEVRAGNGFAPLAPGEVSSASVTGLGAGTIAGVLRRAGERLPPALVLQPNDAPHPLRVWAREAGYHLRRERLIPGHWPYSVLRLERAVGPDPAYRSLPLEAALRYGPHLLCEGPELLRKQVEADMARLTPVAAPGRPAQAALDAARAALKVMGSRE, encoded by the coding sequence ATGAGCCGAACTGTTCTCGACGCTCGTCTAGGGGCTGTCCTGGAGCTGATTGACGCCGATGTTCATGCGGATATCGGGTCCGACCACGCCCACCTTCCCATCCACCTGATTCGCGAGGGCCGGGCTAACCGTTGCCTGGTGGTCGAACTGCATCCCGGTCCGCTGGCACTGGCCCAGAGGAACGTGGCCCGCGCAGGTCTGGCAGGCCGCATTGAGGTGCGTGCCGGGAATGGATTTGCGCCCCTTGCCCCCGGTGAGGTGAGCAGTGCCAGCGTGACCGGCTTGGGCGCGGGAACCATCGCCGGGGTCCTGCGCCGGGCCGGGGAACGCTTGCCCCCGGCGCTTGTGCTCCAACCCAACGACGCGCCACACCCTTTGCGCGTCTGGGCGCGGGAAGCAGGCTACCACCTTCGCCGTGAGCGCCTGATTCCTGGGCACTGGCCCTATTCGGTGCTGCGCCTGGAACGCGCCGTGGGGCCCGACCCCGCCTACCGTTCCCTTCCCCTGGAGGCGGCTCTACGCTACGGCCCGCACCTTCTGTGCGAGGGGCCGGAACTGCTGCGCAAGCAGGTGGAGGCCGATATGGCGCGGCTCACCCCCGTAGCCGCCCCAGGTCGACCGGCACAGGCCGCACTGGACGCAGCACGAGCCGCCCTTAAGGTCATGGGCTCAAGGGAATGA
- the nth gene encoding endonuclease III, with translation MTEAPELNVARPEQERAELLRWMFERLRAEYGEKHLIPRREPMHELVSTILSQRTTHQDEEAAYQELRALGDWDAISAAPTEVVAHAIRRSNYPEQKAPRIQATLRAIRAERGGYDLDFLAEMPVPDALKWLTDLPGVGLKTASLVLLFNYARPVFPVDTHVHRVTTRVGVIGRMGEQAAHRALLKLLPPDPSFLYELHVNLLRHGQRVCVWSRPRCPRCVLRERCDAYALFGNNVPSFGPQGKGTGRPRTLGGG, from the coding sequence GTGACTGAAGCGCCCGAGCTGAATGTGGCCCGCCCGGAGCAGGAGCGGGCCGAACTGCTGCGGTGGATGTTTGAGCGGCTCCGTGCCGAGTATGGCGAGAAACATCTGATTCCCCGGCGGGAACCGATGCACGAGCTGGTCAGCACCATCCTCTCGCAACGCACCACGCACCAGGACGAGGAGGCGGCCTACCAGGAACTGCGCGCCCTAGGTGACTGGGACGCGATCAGTGCGGCCCCGACTGAGGTCGTCGCCCACGCGATTCGCCGCAGCAACTACCCGGAGCAAAAGGCCCCGCGCATCCAGGCGACCCTGCGTGCGATTCGTGCTGAGCGGGGCGGGTATGACCTGGACTTTCTGGCCGAGATGCCGGTGCCAGACGCCCTCAAGTGGCTGACCGACCTGCCGGGTGTGGGGCTCAAGACGGCTTCGCTGGTCCTGCTCTTTAACTACGCCCGCCCGGTCTTTCCGGTCGACACGCACGTTCACCGGGTCACCACCCGGGTCGGCGTGATCGGGCGAATGGGCGAGCAGGCTGCTCACCGCGCGCTCCTGAAGCTGTTGCCGCCCGATCCGTCCTTTCTGTATGAGCTGCACGTCAACCTGTTGCGGCACGGTCAGAGGGTCTGCGTCTGGAGTCGCCCAAGGTGCCCTCGCTGTGTGCTGCGGGAACGCTGTGACGCCTACGCCCTGTTCGGGAACAATGTGCCCAGTTTTGGCCCCCAGGGGAAGGGCACAGGGCGGCCGAGGACCCTAGGGGGAGGCTAA